From Electrophorus electricus isolate fEleEle1 chromosome 8, fEleEle1.pri, whole genome shotgun sequence, the proteins below share one genomic window:
- the LOC113586997 gene encoding regulation of nuclear pre-mRNA domain-containing protein 1A-like isoform X2: MSVFSESALEKKLAELSNSQQSVQTLSLWLIHHRKHSKTIVKVWYNELKKAQVSRKLTFLYLANDVIQNSKKKGPEFTQDFAPLIIDAFKHVSSEGEDGCKKQLDRVLSIWQERAVYENDLLDKLSEVLHGEKKPKKRPYEAIKVNDEDFASQSSPAEPPQTADLIRALQELENAASSDSALRQRISALPPEVQDTSLLHRVTDKESGERLSRLVEEACMLLADYSGRLAAEIDDRRQLTRLLALFLQSQRDGLAQNEQKLEVRKLAISFFPLAFPCSLPLQTLCPCVSFSLSLGVPCPLEGSTDSCMHTQVQECPNANFKSLLIHRHMQRSNKN, encoded by the exons atgtcagTTTTCTCCGAGTCGGCTTTGGAGAAAAAATTGGCAGAACTTAGCAACTCTCAGCAGAGCGTACAGACCCTGTCACTATGGTTAATCCACCACAGAAAACACTCGAAAACCATCGTCAAAGTTTGGTATAACGAACTGAAAAAAG CCCAGGTGTCTCGCAAACTGACTTTCCTCTATCTAGCCAATGATGTCATCCAGAACAGCAAGAAGAAAGGCCCAGAGTTCACACAGGACTTTGCCCCACTCATTATTGACGCTTTTAAACATGTCTCCAG TGAAGGAGAGGATGGCTGTAAGAAGCAACTGGATCGGGTTCTGTCCATTtggcaggagagagcagtgtATGAGAATGACTTACTTGATAAACTCTCTGAGGTACTAC ATGGAGAAAAGAAGCCTAAGAAGCGTCCCTATGAGGCGATAAAAGTGAACGATGAAGACTTTGCTTCTCAGAGCTCACCTGCAGAGCCCCCTCAG ACAGCAGATTTGATTCGAGCactgcaggagctggagaatGCTGCTTCGAGCGATTCTGCCCTGCGTCAGAGGATCTCCGCTCTACCCCCTGAGGTGCAGGACACCTCTCTATTGCACAGAGTTACAG ATAAGGAGTCAGGAGAGCGCCTGTCCAGGCTGGTTGAGGAGGCCTGCATGCTCCTGGCAGACTACAGCGGACGTCTGGCAGCTGAGATTGATGACCGCAGGCAGCTCACGCGATTGCTTGCTCTCTTTCTGCAGAGTCAGCGGGATGGCTTGGCCCAAAACGAACAGAAGCTAGAAGTGCGTAAACTTGCTATATCTTTCTTTCCTCTTGCATTCCCATGTTCATTACCTCTTCAGACCTTGTGTCCTTGTGTTTCCTTTTCACTATCTTTGGGTGTGCCTTGTCCACTAGAGGGTAGCACagactcatgcatgcacacccaagTGCAGGAATGCCCAAATGCTAACTTTAAGTCTTTGCTCATTCACCGACACATGCAAAG atcaaataaaaattaa
- the LOC113586997 gene encoding regulation of nuclear pre-mRNA domain-containing protein 1A-like isoform X3 has protein sequence MSVFSESALEKKLAELSNSQQSVQTLSLWLIHHRKHSKTIVKVWYNELKKAQVSRKLTFLYLANDVIQNSKKKGPEFTQDFAPLIIDAFKHVSSEGEDGCKKQLDRVLSIWQERAVYENDLLDKLSEVLHGEKKPKKRPYEAIKVNDEDFASQSSPAEPPQTADLIRALQELENAASSDSALRQRISALPPEVQDTSLLHRVTDKESGERLSRLVEEACMLLADYSGRLAAEIDDRRQLTRLLALFLQSQRDGLAQNEQKLERVAQTHACTPKCRNAQMLTLSLCSFTDTCKGKYYCR, from the exons atgtcagTTTTCTCCGAGTCGGCTTTGGAGAAAAAATTGGCAGAACTTAGCAACTCTCAGCAGAGCGTACAGACCCTGTCACTATGGTTAATCCACCACAGAAAACACTCGAAAACCATCGTCAAAGTTTGGTATAACGAACTGAAAAAAG CCCAGGTGTCTCGCAAACTGACTTTCCTCTATCTAGCCAATGATGTCATCCAGAACAGCAAGAAGAAAGGCCCAGAGTTCACACAGGACTTTGCCCCACTCATTATTGACGCTTTTAAACATGTCTCCAG TGAAGGAGAGGATGGCTGTAAGAAGCAACTGGATCGGGTTCTGTCCATTtggcaggagagagcagtgtATGAGAATGACTTACTTGATAAACTCTCTGAGGTACTAC ATGGAGAAAAGAAGCCTAAGAAGCGTCCCTATGAGGCGATAAAAGTGAACGATGAAGACTTTGCTTCTCAGAGCTCACCTGCAGAGCCCCCTCAG ACAGCAGATTTGATTCGAGCactgcaggagctggagaatGCTGCTTCGAGCGATTCTGCCCTGCGTCAGAGGATCTCCGCTCTACCCCCTGAGGTGCAGGACACCTCTCTATTGCACAGAGTTACAG ATAAGGAGTCAGGAGAGCGCCTGTCCAGGCTGGTTGAGGAGGCCTGCATGCTCCTGGCAGACTACAGCGGACGTCTGGCAGCTGAGATTGATGACCGCAGGCAGCTCACGCGATTGCTTGCTCTCTTTCTGCAGAGTCAGCGGGATGGCTTGGCCCAAAACGAACAGAAGCTAGAA AGGGTAGCACagactcatgcatgcacacccaagTGCAGGAATGCCCAAATGCTAACTTTAAGTCTTTGCTCATTCACCGACACATGCAAAGGTAAGTACTACTGCAGATGA
- the grinaa gene encoding glutamate receptor, ionotropic, N-methyl D-aspartate-associated protein 1a (glutamate binding), with the protein MSQDKHGYPIMGEDKQLHNNVYGPPQPDGFGIPPPNYMQAPGGPPYPAPGPYGQPGYAQGAPAFPPGPYPQMPFPQMPYPQGPYPQGPYPQGPYPQGPYQQGPGQSGFGGDHADPMDSPGYHGGDGPPSYYDNDGFANSGWEDKTIRQAFIRKVFMVLTVQLTVTFSFVALFTFSNDVKLFVRQNRWTYYVSYAVFFVALIVLSCCGEFRRKHPWNLVALSILTLSLSYMVGMIASFYDTDTVIMAVGITAVVCFTVVLFSLQSKYDFTSCRGVLFVCLIVLLLFSILCIFIRHKILHIVYASLGALLFTCFLAVDTQLLLGNKKLALSPEEYIFAALNLYTDIVNIFMYLLAIVGRSRE; encoded by the exons ATGTCCCAGGACAAGCATGGTTACCCTATAATGGGGGAGGACAAACAACTTCACAATAATGTCTATGGCCCACCCCAACCTGATGGCTTTGGGATACCTCCACCCAACTACATGCAGGCTCCAGGCGGGCCCCCTTACCCAGCACCAGGACCATATGGCCAGCCGGGTTATGCCCAGGGAGCACCAGCTTTCCCTCCTGGACCATACCCTCAGATGCCCTTTCCACAAATGCCATACCCTCAAGGTCCATACCCTCAGGGGCCATACCCTCAGGGGCCATACCCACAAGGCCCCTATCAGCAGGGGCCTGGTCAGTCTGGCTTCGGTGGGGACCATGCTG ATCCTATGGACAGTCCAGGTTATCATGGTGGAGATGGGCCCCCTTCTTACTATGACAACGATGGGTTTGCTAACTCTGGCTGGGAGGACAAAACTATTCGGCAAGCCTTCATCAGAAAG GTGTTCATGGTCTTAACCGTACAGCTGACGGTGACGTTTTCCTTTGTTGCTCTCTTCACCTTTTCGAACGATGTCAAACTGTTTGTGAGACAAAATCGGTGGACGTATTATGTATCCTACGCCGTCTTCTTTGTGGCCCTTATTGTGCTCAGCTGCTGTGGAGAATTTCGCCGCAAACACCCTTGGAACCTGGTAGCACTG tccattCTGACTCTTAGCCTGTCCTACATGGTGGGGATGATCGCCAGCTTCTATGATACAGACACGGTCATCATGGCTGTAGGCATCACTGCAGTGGTGTGTTTCACTGTGGTGCTTTTCTCCTTGCAG AGCAAATATGACTTCACTTCCTGCCGGGGTGTGCTCTTCGTGTGCCTCATtgtgctcctcctcttctcaaTCCTCTGCATCTTCATCCGTCACAAGATCCTGCACATCGTCTATGCCTCTCTGGGAGCTCTGCTCTTTACCTGT TTCTTGGCTGTTGACACTCAGCTTCTTCTAGGCAACAAGAAGCTGGCCTTAAGCCCAGAGGAGTACATCTTTGCTGCGCTAAACCTCTACACTGACATCGTCAACATCTTCATGTACCTCCTGGCTATAGTGGGCCGCTCCCGGGAGTGA